In one window of Oryzias melastigma strain HK-1 linkage group LG5, ASM292280v2, whole genome shotgun sequence DNA:
- the LOC112145807 gene encoding twist-related protein 2, with protein sequence MREEVSCTNSPEGGMGASEEELERGSKKSLQQGNRKRSPYPKKESLSQAEESCTGSPSSLLPSGPKRLKKSPSAVVTLAPTSLGPRSEPPFEELHSQRVIANVRERQRTQSLNDAFASLRKIIPTLPSDKLSKIQILKLASRYIDFLYQVLQSDEMDAKLASCNYLAHERLSYAFSVWRMEGAWAMSTSH encoded by the coding sequence ATGAGAGAAGAGGTGTCCTGCACCAACTCCCCTGAAGGAGGGATGGGGGCCAGcgaagaggagctggagagagGATCCAAAAAGTCCCTCCAACAAGGAAACCGAAAGCGCTCTCCTTATCCCAAGAAGGAGAGCCTGAGTCAGGCAGAGGAGAGCTGCACGGGCAGCCCCAGCAGCCTGCTGCCGAGCGGGCCGAAGAGGCTCAAGAAAAGCCCGTCGGCGGTCGTGACGCTGGCCCCCACGTCTTTGGGTCCCAGGTCTGAGCCCCCTTTTGAGGAACTCCACTCTCAGCGGGTTATCGCCAACGTGAGGGAGCGCCAGCGTACCCAGTCGTTGAACGACGCCTTTGCCTCTCTCCGCAAAATCATCCCCACGCTGCCTTCAGACAAGCTGAGCAAGATCCAGATCCTCAAGCTGGCGTCTCGCTACATTGACTTCCTGTACCAGGTGCTGCAGAGCGACGAGATGGACGCCAAGCTGGCCAGCTGCAACTACCTGGCCCACGAGAGACTCAGCTACGCTTTCTCCGTCTGGAGGATGGAGGGTGCCTGGGCCATGTCCACCAGCCATTAG